A stretch of the Erinaceus europaeus chromosome 1, mEriEur2.1, whole genome shotgun sequence genome encodes the following:
- the SHLD1 gene encoding shieldin complex subunit 1 isoform X4: MSLPLPAPGSRVSRKLQLPLMRVIGSWTMEPQEATPDSQSEDSNALDLPSASDIRDYVVQKSRQEANSGTFSSVEALSFPHSSDVDPADICKMIHVLSWVEKHVTWES; encoded by the exons ATGTCGCTTCCGCTTCCGGCTCCCGGTTCCCGCGTCTCCCGCAAATTGCAATTACCGCTGATGAGAGTAATTGGCAgttg GACTATGGAACCCCAGGAAGCCACTCCAGACAGCCAGTCCGAGGACAGCAATGCTTTGGATCTGCCATCAGCTTCTGATATAAGAGACTACGTGGTACAGAAATCCAGGCAGGAAGCCAACAGTGGGACTTTCAGTTCTGTAGAAgccctttcttttcctcattcttcTGATGTGGATCCAG CAGATATCTGCAAAATGATTCATGTATTGTCTTGGGTAGAAAAACATGTTACCTGGGAGAGCTAG
- the SHLD1 gene encoding shieldin complex subunit 1 isoform X5, translating to MSLPLPAPGSRVSRKLQLPLMRVIGSWTMEPQEATPDSQSEDSNALDLPSASDIRDYVVQKSRQEANSGTFSSVEALSFPHSSDVDPGKKLS from the exons ATGTCGCTTCCGCTTCCGGCTCCCGGTTCCCGCGTCTCCCGCAAATTGCAATTACCGCTGATGAGAGTAATTGGCAgttg GACTATGGAACCCCAGGAAGCCACTCCAGACAGCCAGTCCGAGGACAGCAATGCTTTGGATCTGCCATCAGCTTCTGATATAAGAGACTACGTGGTACAGAAATCCAGGCAGGAAGCCAACAGTGGGACTTTCAGTTCTGTAGAAgccctttcttttcctcattcttcTGATGTGGATCCAGGTAAGAAGCTGAGTTGA